One genomic region from Chloroherpetonaceae bacterium encodes:
- a CDS encoding CBS domain-containing protein — MSRYPIEKKLPVLSSNDKIESSLALIKLNGFGALPVVDNQKLSAILSLHSPELSRLSSLTGKAIKELSLQFPPSLYEESHPYQAVKLISQTGLGFLPVVNENQQYLGVVLHRDILEELSKVFSLSNIHHLIEIEIPAGAFKLSDLVKLLEQNETRVISLATTQSHEFPDTNLITLNVESRDAFRLQKTLERYGYHVTYNSQESEILIDDASFRAQELMRYLEI; from the coding sequence ATGAGTCGCTATCCAATTGAGAAAAAACTGCCAGTCCTATCCTCAAATGATAAGATTGAAAGCAGTTTGGCTTTAATTAAGTTGAATGGTTTTGGGGCTTTACCTGTTGTCGATAACCAAAAACTAAGCGCAATTTTAAGCCTTCATTCACCCGAACTTTCTCGCTTATCATCGTTAACAGGAAAAGCAATTAAGGAATTATCACTACAATTTCCTCCCTCCCTCTATGAAGAGTCTCATCCTTACCAAGCTGTGAAATTAATTTCACAAACTGGTTTAGGCTTCTTGCCCGTTGTCAATGAAAATCAACAGTATCTTGGAGTTGTCTTACATCGAGATATCCTCGAAGAGTTGAGCAAAGTGTTTTCTTTAAGTAATATCCACCACCTGATTGAAATTGAAATACCCGCAGGTGCATTTAAGTTATCCGATTTAGTAAAACTGCTTGAACAAAATGAAACTCGTGTGATTAGCCTTGCCACCACTCAATCCCACGAATTCCCCGATACAAACTTGATAACCCTAAATGTTGAATCAAGAGACGCTTTTCGACTCCAAAAAACTTTAGAGCGCTACGGCTATCATGTTACGTATAACTCACAAGAAAGCGAAATCTTGATTGACGATGCTTCGTTTAGAGCGCAAGAATTAATGAGATATCTCGAAATTTAA
- a CDS encoding S9 family peptidase → MSFRFFSFIVLNLIVCTRNYAQTLRVDDILKQSYSIKYPSGFNWISGHQYQLLEEDALLIIDVETGLKDTVLNRFQLKEVKAALNFSHFEISKDKRKILFTETLPSRALKTGGSFLVYEKDSRRMHTVTAPETDRVMNIKLSPNSDKVGFVRDHNLFLFDISTQKEVQLTFDGSETILNGHFDWVYEEEFSIIDGWKWSPDGKSIAFWRLDQGRVPTFSISRYDSLHLRFDQMRYPKAGDRNSRVMIGHVDLESKNTVTYVDYSNLDIYIPRIDWTRTSGILSIMTLNRNQNKLELLFYDVKSKTSKLILEETSSRWLDIEQGNIRFFSESDRFLWFSERDGFSHFYLYSYEGRLIQQITRGDYDCEQLLFVNEKEKSITFSAAMVNNSSRPTERHLYTVNFNGKNLRAITQEAGSHSAEFSPDGKFYSHTYSNFDSPPKFYLRTQTGKVIRELETNQELQKSLGLFKLSHTKFTTFQSPSGEMLNGFMILPQNFDSTKKYPVIMYVYGGPGSQTVVDRYSSGFVLWLRLMAHRGYVVVSVDNRGTGFRGNAFKTSTYLELGVKECEDQVAVANQLALMSFIDSKRIGIFGWSYGGYMTAYCLSRGNGIFKAGISGAPVVDWKFYDTIYTERFMLTPLQNADGYKKSSVLTYASELKGNLFLIHGTADDNVHFQNSVTLTKQLQENGIMFEFMMYPEQYHGVRGKQRAHLMRAMTSFFEENL, encoded by the coding sequence ATGAGTTTTCGATTTTTTTCTTTTATAGTTCTCAACCTCATTGTATGTACGCGCAACTACGCTCAAACGCTTCGGGTTGATGATATTCTTAAGCAATCCTATTCGATTAAGTATCCCTCCGGTTTCAATTGGATCAGTGGGCATCAGTATCAACTTTTAGAAGAAGATGCTTTATTGATAATAGATGTTGAGACTGGGCTAAAGGATACTGTTCTCAATCGTTTTCAACTCAAGGAAGTAAAGGCTGCACTTAATTTTTCCCATTTTGAAATTTCGAAGGATAAGAGGAAAATATTATTTACGGAGACTCTTCCTTCGAGAGCATTGAAGACGGGAGGTAGTTTTCTCGTTTATGAAAAGGATTCCCGAAGAATGCATACTGTTACTGCACCTGAAACTGATCGAGTTATGAATATCAAGCTTTCACCCAATAGTGATAAAGTTGGATTTGTAAGAGATCACAATCTGTTTCTATTTGATATATCTACTCAAAAGGAAGTTCAGCTTACATTTGATGGAAGTGAGACAATACTCAATGGCCATTTTGATTGGGTGTATGAAGAGGAATTTTCCATAATTGATGGATGGAAGTGGTCTCCTGACGGAAAGTCCATCGCATTTTGGAGGTTAGACCAAGGTAGGGTGCCAACTTTTAGTATAAGTCGTTATGACTCTTTACACTTAAGGTTTGACCAGATGCGTTATCCGAAGGCGGGTGACAGGAACTCGCGTGTAATGATTGGACATGTTGATTTAGAATCGAAGAATACCGTAACATATGTTGATTACTCAAATTTGGATATCTATATCCCACGGATTGATTGGACAAGAACCTCAGGAATTCTATCGATAATGACACTGAATCGAAATCAAAACAAACTTGAATTACTTTTTTATGATGTTAAGAGCAAGACAAGTAAGCTAATTTTAGAAGAAACTAGCTCTCGGTGGTTAGATATAGAACAAGGTAATATTCGTTTTTTTAGTGAAAGCGATCGCTTTTTATGGTTTTCGGAGCGGGATGGTTTTTCACATTTTTATCTTTATTCATATGAAGGCAGATTGATTCAACAAATTACCCGTGGGGATTATGATTGTGAGCAACTTCTATTCGTCAATGAAAAGGAAAAGTCTATAACATTTTCGGCTGCTATGGTCAATAATTCCTCGAGGCCGACTGAAAGACATCTATATACAGTTAATTTTAACGGGAAGAATCTAAGAGCAATTACACAAGAAGCAGGTAGTCATAGTGCCGAATTTTCTCCTGATGGAAAATTTTACAGCCACACCTATTCAAATTTTGATTCGCCACCTAAGTTTTATTTAAGAACTCAGACAGGGAAAGTGATCAGAGAATTGGAAACGAATCAAGAACTTCAAAAGTCATTAGGCCTTTTCAAACTCAGTCATACAAAGTTTACGACTTTTCAGTCGCCTTCAGGAGAGATGCTCAATGGGTTTATGATTCTTCCTCAAAATTTTGATTCGACAAAAAAGTATCCTGTAATTATGTATGTGTATGGAGGGCCGGGTTCACAGACAGTGGTGGATCGATATTCGAGCGGATTTGTTTTATGGCTTCGCTTGATGGCACATCGAGGATATGTGGTCGTAAGTGTTGATAACCGTGGAACTGGATTTCGTGGGAATGCTTTTAAGACTTCAACTTATTTGGAATTGGGTGTAAAAGAATGTGAGGATCAGGTTGCTGTAGCTAATCAATTGGCATTAATGTCTTTTATTGATTCAAAGAGGATTGGGATATTTGGTTGGAGTTATGGCGGATACATGACGGCTTATTGCTTGAGTAGAGGAAACGGAATATTTAAGGCAGGAATATCTGGCGCACCCGTTGTTGATTGGAAATTTTACGACACGATTTACACGGAAAGGTTTATGCTAACGCCACTTCAGAACGCTGATGGTTATAAAAAGTCATCTGTTCTTACTTATGCATCAGAATTGAAAGGGAACCTATTTTTAATACACGGGACTGCGGATGACAATGTCCATTTTCAAAATTCTGTTACACTTACAAAACAATTACAAGAAAACGGGATAATGTTTGAATTTATGATGTATCCCGAACAGTATCACGGAGTTAGGGGAAAGCAACGGGCACATTTGATGCGGGCGATGACCTCATTTTTTGAAGAGAACTTATAG
- a CDS encoding BCD family MFS transporter yields the protein MFELKKYSEIPQLTNVEEVKSEKIQSFELKKRLIGEKANTISDPFEHFRTLSQTDSIQRILQISLMQVSTAICFVLLNSTLNRVLIVEFGVSAFLVGILIGFHNLFAFIRPFIGYYSDHHFFYGFRRTHLILIGNLLVTGGTLLSVYGAVMLAQNFNLGILILLMSFTFYGIGINITGTLFYALLADKAGEKQKSKAVTIGWFILILGSIVASVFVSKGLEEFNTQNLIRVFWIGTLSAVGFTWVAMLFSEKRFLQNQTATPITINESRKVSIKKLAANPTVYRFFWFMFVTVLAIQAQDVILEPFGAHIFSMSVSETSKLTQVWGSGTMAGLLLLGLFFVGKIGAKKTTYLGCAISAIGFLVIASSPNFDKSIFIYGVFLLGVGNGALTVGSLTMMMNMTTSQNAGFFMGLWGMAQAAANFLANAFGGAVRDVALWLTGNQFIGYSTAFAIEVVALVMAIKILSTVSVEEFKKRTSEVLSEVISVAD from the coding sequence ATGTTCGAATTAAAAAAGTATTCCGAAATTCCCCAATTGACCAACGTGGAGGAAGTAAAAAGTGAAAAAATCCAATCCTTTGAACTCAAAAAGAGATTAATTGGAGAAAAAGCCAACACGATTTCCGACCCATTCGAACACTTTAGAACCCTCTCGCAAACGGATTCAATCCAACGAATTCTTCAAATCTCCTTGATGCAGGTTTCTACCGCAATTTGCTTCGTTTTACTCAATAGTACACTCAATCGTGTATTAATTGTTGAATTCGGTGTCTCGGCATTCCTAGTTGGCATCTTGATAGGGTTCCACAACCTCTTTGCTTTCATTCGTCCCTTTATTGGATATTATTCAGATCATCATTTTTTTTATGGGTTTAGAAGAACTCATTTAATACTTATCGGGAATTTGCTTGTTACCGGAGGAACTCTTCTCTCAGTCTATGGAGCAGTCATGCTCGCACAAAACTTTAATCTCGGAATATTAATCCTCCTAATGAGCTTCACCTTTTATGGAATTGGGATTAACATTACAGGAACACTTTTCTATGCCCTTCTCGCCGATAAAGCTGGGGAAAAGCAAAAATCAAAAGCGGTAACAATAGGGTGGTTTATTCTTATCCTTGGAAGTATCGTTGCTTCTGTGTTCGTTTCAAAGGGGCTTGAAGAATTTAATACGCAAAATTTAATCCGTGTTTTTTGGATAGGCACCTTGTCAGCCGTAGGATTCACTTGGGTTGCAATGCTTTTTAGTGAAAAGAGATTTCTTCAGAATCAAACGGCAACGCCTATCACCATTAACGAATCAAGAAAAGTTTCAATAAAAAAGCTTGCGGCAAACCCTACAGTCTATCGATTCTTTTGGTTTATGTTTGTTACTGTTTTGGCCATACAAGCCCAAGATGTTATTCTCGAACCTTTCGGCGCACACATTTTTTCGATGTCAGTTTCCGAAACTTCTAAGCTCACACAAGTTTGGGGAAGCGGAACAATGGCCGGGTTGTTGTTGCTCGGATTATTTTTTGTAGGAAAAATCGGGGCAAAAAAAACAACATACTTGGGTTGCGCCATCTCAGCAATCGGATTTCTTGTAATCGCAAGTTCCCCAAATTTCGATAAATCAATCTTTATTTATGGGGTTTTCCTCCTTGGAGTCGGGAATGGTGCACTGACCGTCGGCAGCCTGACAATGATGATGAATATGACAACCTCCCAAAATGCCGGCTTCTTTATGGGGCTTTGGGGAATGGCGCAGGCAGCCGCAAATTTTTTAGCAAATGCTTTTGGGGGTGCTGTAAGAGATGTAGCATTGTGGCTCACTGGAAATCAATTTATAGGCTATTCAACTGCATTTGCAATCGAAGTCGTTGCGCTTGTAATGGCAATAAAAATCTTAAGTACTGTAAGTGTCGAAGAATTCAAAAAACGAACTTCCGAAGTTCTTTCAGAAGTGATAAGTGTTGCAGATTAA
- a CDS encoding peptide MFS transporter: MSTAGSISHEHLTISDRHPKALYLLFFTEMWERFSYYGMRALLTLYMVTEIADGGLGWASQQAGQLYGIYTGLVYVTPLIGGFIADRLIGFRYAVLIGGSIMALGHASLAVDSMIFFYLGLFCLIIGNGLFKPNISSMVGQLYPEGSPLKDSAYTIFYMGINIGAFIGVLICGYLAEKIGWHWGFGAAGIGMVFGLVLFYLGQGMLGKIGLKPEKKQNENQEPKEPLTKVEIDRLVVVFVMSFFSIIFWMCFEQGGASMNIYALKFTDRIIGGWEMPASWFQSVNSMFIFMFAPLFSWLWVKLESYNLNPNGLMKFAIGLLLLGFGFISLVVGSSQIPSGAETAKVSMLWLVLAYLFQTYGELCLSPVGLSFVNKLSPKRLLGMMFGIWFLASAIGNYIAGAITGFIDEISRNASLSYFFGIFVVAAATAALVLYVLSFFLRKLMHGVK; the protein is encoded by the coding sequence ATGTCAACAGCAGGAAGCATCTCTCACGAACACCTTACCATTTCAGATCGGCATCCCAAAGCATTATATCTCCTTTTCTTTACCGAAATGTGGGAGCGCTTCAGCTACTATGGCATGCGGGCACTTCTGACTCTTTATATGGTCACCGAAATCGCTGATGGTGGTCTTGGATGGGCTTCTCAACAAGCTGGGCAACTTTACGGCATCTACACGGGTCTTGTTTATGTTACCCCACTCATCGGAGGATTCATTGCCGATCGCTTGATCGGGTTTCGATACGCAGTTCTTATCGGCGGGTCAATAATGGCATTAGGTCATGCATCACTCGCAGTGGATAGTATGATCTTTTTCTATCTCGGTCTTTTTTGTTTGATTATTGGAAATGGGTTGTTCAAACCGAATATCTCCTCTATGGTCGGTCAACTTTACCCTGAAGGAAGTCCCTTAAAAGATTCAGCCTACACCATTTTTTATATGGGCATCAATATTGGTGCGTTTATTGGAGTTTTGATTTGTGGTTATTTGGCAGAAAAAATCGGATGGCATTGGGGCTTTGGAGCCGCAGGGATTGGTATGGTTTTTGGTCTTGTTTTGTTTTACCTCGGTCAAGGCATGTTGGGAAAAATTGGGTTAAAGCCTGAAAAAAAGCAAAATGAAAATCAAGAACCGAAAGAACCTCTAACCAAAGTCGAAATCGATCGGCTGGTTGTTGTTTTTGTCATGTCCTTTTTCTCAATCATTTTTTGGATGTGTTTTGAGCAAGGCGGTGCATCAATGAATATCTATGCCTTAAAATTTACAGATAGAATCATTGGCGGATGGGAAATGCCGGCCTCTTGGTTTCAATCGGTGAACTCAATGTTCATTTTCATGTTCGCCCCTTTGTTCTCTTGGCTTTGGGTAAAACTTGAATCATACAATCTCAATCCCAACGGCTTAATGAAATTTGCTATCGGGCTTTTGCTTCTCGGGTTTGGATTTATTTCATTAGTGGTAGGATCTTCACAAATTCCTTCAGGTGCTGAAACCGCCAAAGTCAGTATGCTTTGGTTAGTTCTGGCATATTTGTTTCAAACTTATGGCGAATTGTGTCTCTCCCCTGTAGGACTTTCTTTTGTCAATAAACTTTCCCCAAAGCGATTGCTTGGAATGATGTTCGGAATTTGGTTTTTGGCTTCTGCCATCGGAAATTATATCGCGGGCGCAATCACAGGCTTTATTGATGAAATCTCTCGCAATGCCTCGCTATCCTACTTCTTCGGAATCTTTGTCGTCGCTGCGGCCACGGCAGCATTGGTTCTTTATGTATTGTCGTTTTTCCTTCGCAAATTGATGCACGGAGTCAAATAA
- the bamA gene encoding outer membrane protein assembly factor BamA yields the protein MQSKTIAQETPEDSLKQGQNLDFSEPVYDGDTPTRYRILGISIEGLSTIEEKDVLARFPIQVGQEITVPGFEIANAVKRLWRQRLFSEIKIEIEKKTDEGVFLLVRVREYPVLSAIEFEGNDELDEEDLQKQALLIKGSTITEQSIAAAKTRILKKYEEKGFLRAEITHELLETSNGRATLKFKIRENNRVIIDRITFHGNQVIDRGDLLGALEETKQNNLWRSIFGRPKLDRRKYEEDKQKLLAFYRERGFRDARILRDSITYSEDKSNLFLDVFISEGPKYVIRNVTWEGNTLYPTETLESVFGFKKGDVFNDKKIKERLTFSQDGGDINSLYTDRGYLTFRAMPEETVVAGDSVDIRIVIVEGNQFKIRQVSIKGNTKTKDHVIRRELYTLPGDLFSRENIIRSVRQLATINYFDSEKINPDIQPRSEDQVDITYELAEKQTDTFNASAGYSQFIGLTGALGLTFNNFSIQDVLDGSAYKPLPHGDGQRLDFQWQFGNFNFQTLSLSFTEPWAFGTPLTLGMSIFDTQQNFTGFIRQTGFTISVGRRLTFPDDYFRLDYSFRYQRNEGGLINFGIFDANAPNVASEFSITQIISRNSTDNPIYSRRGSDFSFTAQLSGGPLPGSVNFYKFTARNAWFSPLAGDLVLMLSAEGGYLGRFSENDFIPFINTFFMGNNGISFIPTIPLRGYEPQSIGALVAGRYTGDLYTKFVSEIRYPLSLNPSAQVYVLAFAEAGNVWLRGNDVNLADLKRSAGIGVRIFLPIVGLVGFDYGFGFDTVPVDRDNNTGALLRQNQGWKFIFTFGQFAR from the coding sequence ATGCAGTCAAAAACAATTGCTCAAGAGACGCCTGAAGATTCCTTGAAGCAAGGGCAAAATCTCGATTTTTCTGAACCTGTTTATGATGGCGATACCCCAACCCGTTACCGCATCCTTGGGATTTCAATCGAAGGACTTTCAACGATAGAAGAAAAGGATGTTCTTGCACGCTTTCCGATTCAAGTCGGTCAAGAAATCACCGTTCCCGGCTTTGAAATCGCCAACGCGGTTAAACGATTGTGGCGTCAACGGCTCTTCAGTGAAATTAAAATTGAAATAGAAAAGAAAACCGATGAAGGCGTGTTTCTTTTAGTTCGAGTTCGTGAGTATCCCGTGCTCTCCGCAATTGAATTTGAAGGGAATGACGAACTAGATGAAGAAGACCTTCAAAAGCAAGCATTATTGATAAAAGGCTCAACGATCACCGAGCAATCGATCGCCGCTGCAAAAACCAGAATCCTTAAGAAATATGAAGAAAAAGGATTTCTCCGTGCGGAAATTACTCACGAACTCCTAGAAACATCAAATGGAAGAGCTACCCTCAAATTTAAAATCCGAGAAAATAACCGTGTCATAATCGACCGAATTACCTTTCACGGCAATCAAGTCATTGATAGAGGAGATCTCTTAGGTGCCCTTGAAGAAACCAAACAGAATAACCTTTGGAGAAGTATCTTCGGCCGACCAAAACTCGACCGCCGCAAATATGAAGAGGATAAACAAAAACTTCTTGCATTTTACCGTGAGCGAGGGTTTCGCGACGCCCGTATCCTGCGCGATTCAATCACCTATTCGGAAGACAAATCCAATCTTTTTCTCGATGTCTTCATTTCCGAAGGTCCTAAATACGTTATTCGAAATGTGACTTGGGAAGGAAATACACTTTACCCAACCGAAACACTCGAATCCGTGTTTGGATTTAAAAAAGGAGATGTGTTTAATGATAAAAAAATCAAAGAACGCTTAACTTTCTCTCAAGATGGCGGTGATATCAATTCGCTCTATACCGATAGGGGTTACCTCACATTTCGCGCAATGCCCGAAGAAACTGTCGTCGCCGGCGATTCCGTCGATATCCGCATTGTAATAGTTGAAGGTAATCAATTCAAAATCCGTCAAGTCTCTATCAAAGGAAATACAAAAACCAAAGATCACGTCATCCGCCGCGAACTTTACACCCTTCCCGGAGACCTGTTCAGCCGAGAAAATATTATCCGAAGTGTACGCCAACTTGCAACCATTAATTATTTCGATTCCGAAAAAATTAATCCCGATATACAACCTCGAAGCGAAGATCAAGTTGATATCACCTACGAACTTGCAGAAAAACAAACCGATACCTTTAATGCTTCCGCAGGTTACAGCCAATTTATCGGACTCACTGGCGCACTCGGCCTAACATTCAATAATTTCTCAATTCAAGATGTTTTGGATGGCAGCGCCTATAAACCGCTTCCCCACGGAGACGGTCAGCGGCTTGATTTCCAATGGCAATTCGGAAACTTCAATTTCCAAACCCTATCACTTTCGTTTACCGAACCGTGGGCTTTTGGAACACCGCTCACACTCGGAATGAGTATTTTCGATACACAGCAAAACTTCACCGGGTTTATTCGTCAAACCGGCTTTACCATCTCTGTCGGTCGAAGACTCACATTCCCTGATGATTATTTCAGACTCGATTATTCATTCCGCTATCAGCGAAATGAAGGGGGTTTAATCAACTTCGGCATTTTTGATGCCAATGCACCAAATGTTGCAAGCGAATTCAGCATCACTCAAATAATTAGCCGAAACAGTACCGATAACCCAATCTATTCTCGTCGTGGCAGCGATTTTTCATTTACCGCCCAACTCTCAGGTGGTCCGCTCCCCGGTTCGGTCAATTTTTATAAATTCACGGCACGAAATGCGTGGTTCAGTCCATTAGCCGGCGATCTCGTTCTCATGCTCTCCGCAGAAGGCGGTTACCTTGGGCGCTTCAGCGAAAATGATTTCATTCCGTTTATCAATACATTTTTTATGGGAAATAACGGGATTTCATTTATTCCTACAATTCCACTGAGAGGATATGAACCACAATCGATCGGAGCCCTTGTTGCCGGAAGATACACCGGTGACCTTTATACAAAGTTTGTATCTGAAATTCGCTACCCACTCTCTCTGAATCCAAGTGCTCAAGTTTATGTCCTTGCTTTTGCTGAAGCTGGAAATGTCTGGCTGCGAGGGAATGATGTCAACTTAGCAGACTTAAAGCGCTCCGCAGGAATCGGGGTTCGTATCTTTTTACCCATCGTCGGACTCGTTGGTTTCGATTACGGATTTGGCTTTGATACTGTTCCAGTCGATCGTGATAACAACACCGGCGCACTGCTTCGTCAGAATCAAGGATGGAAATTTATCTTTACCTTTGGGCAATTTGCACGATAG
- the trpS gene encoding tryptophan--tRNA ligase gives MSSIVILSGMRPTGKLHIGHFAGALENWVQLQNEKDVNGNHLYQNFYLIADYHSLTTNPTSTDIFQHTIDMVIDWLSAGINPEESPIFRQSQVKEHAELFLIFSMLITTSRLERNPSLKEQVRDLEMDTIAYGHLGYPVLQAADILLYKGNFVPVGEDQLPHVEITRELARRFNQQYTLAKAVFPEPEPKLTKFSRLVGLDGKAKMSKSLGNTILLSDSPEEVQAKVRTAVTDPAKVRKNDPGNPDICTVFAYHKKFSTEPEIASIDSDCRTGTLGCVACKKMCSESISRFLAPILETRASITQEKVLEVLHDGESKARKVAATTMQQVHEAMKLG, from the coding sequence ATGAGTTCAATAGTTATTCTGAGTGGGATGCGGCCAACCGGCAAACTCCACATTGGCCACTTCGCAGGAGCACTCGAAAATTGGGTTCAACTCCAAAACGAAAAAGACGTAAATGGAAATCATCTCTATCAAAATTTTTACCTCATAGCAGATTACCATTCTTTAACGACAAACCCTACATCGACAGATATTTTTCAACATACAATCGATATGGTTATCGATTGGCTCTCAGCCGGGATAAATCCTGAAGAGAGCCCCATCTTCCGGCAATCCCAAGTCAAAGAACACGCCGAGCTTTTCCTGATTTTTTCAATGCTCATTACAACCTCAAGACTCGAGCGAAATCCTTCTCTTAAAGAGCAAGTTCGCGATCTCGAAATGGATACAATCGCTTATGGTCATTTGGGTTATCCGGTGCTTCAAGCTGCCGATATTTTGCTTTACAAAGGAAATTTTGTTCCTGTTGGTGAAGATCAATTACCGCATGTTGAAATTACCCGCGAATTAGCAAGACGCTTTAACCAACAATACACCTTAGCCAAGGCAGTATTCCCCGAGCCAGAGCCGAAATTGACCAAGTTTTCTCGCTTGGTCGGGCTTGATGGAAAAGCGAAGATGTCGAAATCTCTTGGCAATACAATCCTTCTTTCTGATAGTCCCGAAGAGGTTCAAGCAAAAGTAAGAACCGCCGTCACCGATCCCGCAAAAGTGAGAAAAAATGATCCCGGTAACCCTGACATTTGCACCGTTTTTGCTTATCATAAAAAGTTTTCAACTGAACCGGAAATCGCATCCATTGATTCAGATTGTCGCACCGGAACTTTAGGTTGTGTTGCCTGCAAAAAAATGTGTTCCGAAAGTATCTCACGCTTTCTTGCTCCGATTCTTGAAACAAGAGCATCTATCACTCAAGAAAAAGTATTAGAAGTTCTGCACGATGGTGAATCGAAAGCACGAAAAGTGGCTGCTACGACAATGCAGCAAGTTCATGAAGCAATGAAGCTCGGTTAA
- the rpiB gene encoding ribose 5-phosphate isomerase B, which yields MIIAIGSDHAGFEGKKIVEDWLLKNGHQVIDKGTFSKDSVDYPDYAKKVAQSVASLESEQGVLLCGSAVGVSIVANKTKGIRAALVFNPEIAKLARAHNNANVMCLPARFLSEAEMKECLSSWFSASFEGGRHSARVDKIEP from the coding sequence ATGATTATAGCCATTGGAAGCGACCACGCCGGGTTTGAAGGAAAAAAAATCGTTGAAGACTGGCTTTTGAAAAATGGTCATCAAGTTATCGACAAAGGTACCTTTTCCAAAGATTCCGTCGATTATCCCGATTATGCAAAAAAAGTGGCACAGTCAGTTGCAAGTCTAGAAAGCGAACAAGGAGTTTTGCTTTGCGGAAGTGCCGTTGGTGTCAGCATTGTTGCAAATAAAACAAAAGGAATTAGAGCAGCCCTTGTTTTTAATCCCGAAATCGCCAAACTTGCTCGCGCTCACAATAATGCCAATGTCATGTGCTTACCAGCCCGATTTCTTTCCGAAGCGGAAATGAAGGAGTGTTTGTCAAGTTGGTTTTCAGCAAGTTTTGAAGGAGGAAGGCATTCAGCGAGAGTCGATAAAATTGAACCTTAG
- a CDS encoding DUF4918 family protein, whose translation MQTFASKAIPFYKNLQFPNSIKIPKSVQILNPFNKAPHFYKIFFNRFFNNSQKRTFIFGINPGRFGSGITGIAFTDPVTLTEKLSISNDLPQKRELSATFITEVIESMGGFDSFYNHFYITSLSPLGFTKNGANFNFYDDKQLASNIKPFIIEKINVQLTFGANRNLAFCLGSAKLFKYFNELNNEHKFFEKIIPLEHPRFIMQYKLKEKKVFLKKYLKHLSLTQVYSAKL comes from the coding sequence ATGCAAACGTTCGCTTCAAAAGCCATCCCATTCTATAAAAACTTGCAATTCCCCAATTCCATAAAAATTCCGAAATCTGTTCAAATCCTTAACCCATTCAACAAAGCGCCTCACTTCTACAAAATTTTTTTTAATCGATTCTTTAACAATTCACAAAAAAGAACATTTATCTTTGGAATCAATCCCGGCCGATTTGGCAGCGGAATTACAGGAATTGCATTCACTGACCCCGTTACACTCACAGAAAAACTCTCAATTAGTAACGACTTACCCCAAAAAAGAGAACTTTCCGCAACTTTTATCACAGAAGTGATTGAGTCAATGGGTGGATTCGATTCCTTCTATAATCATTTTTATATCACCAGCCTATCGCCGTTAGGTTTCACAAAAAATGGGGCGAATTTTAATTTTTATGACGATAAACAATTGGCATCCAATATAAAACCTTTCATTATCGAAAAAATAAATGTACAACTTACCTTTGGCGCCAATCGTAACTTGGCTTTTTGCTTAGGAAGTGCAAAACTCTTCAAATACTTTAATGAACTCAACAACGAGCATAAATTTTTCGAGAAAATTATTCCATTGGAACATCCTCGTTTCATCATGCAGTATAAACTGAAAGAAAAAAAGGTGTTCCTTAAAAAATACTTGAAACACCTTTCACTAACACAAGTGTATTCAGCCAAACTATAA